The following nucleotide sequence is from Microbacterium arborescens.
TGGGCGATGACCCGTTCGGCCGCTACCTGCTCGCCGAGCTCGAACGCCTCGGTGTCGATGCCTCCGGGGTCGGGGTCGACCCCGTCCTGAAGACGCCGATCACGTTCTGCGAGATCTTCCCTCCCGACGACTTCCCCCTGTACTTCTACCGCGAGCCTTCGGCGCCCGACCTCAACATCGAGGCGTCCGACCTCGATGCGGAGTCGATCCGGCGCGCGCGCATCCTGTGGGTCACCCTCACGGGCTTCAGCCGCGAACCGAGCCGCGCCGCCCACCTGGCCGCGCTCGACGCGCGCCAGCGCCGTTCCCACACTGTCCTCGACCTGGACTTCCGGCCCATGTTCTGGGACGACCGGGCCGATGCGACCGCGTTCGCGAAACACGCCATCGGTCACGTGGACATCGTCGTCGGCAATCGCGAGGAATGCGAGGTCGCCGTCGGTGAGACCGATCCCGATCGGGCCGCAGAAGCGCTGCTCGCACGGGGCGTCTCTCTCGCGATCGTCAAACTCGGACCGCGAGGCGTGCTCGCGCGCAGGGCTGACGAGAGCGTCATCGTGCCGCCGCATCCCGTCGAGGTCGTGAACGGACTCGGTGCGGGCGAC
It contains:
- the iolC gene encoding 5-dehydro-2-deoxygluconokinase, which translates into the protein MHDSVETGPGADLLALGRLGVDLYPLQHGVGLEDVSTFGKFLGGSAANVTVAAARHGRASGLVSRVGDDPFGRYLLAELERLGVDASGVGVDPVLKTPITFCEIFPPDDFPLYFYREPSAPDLNIEASDLDAESIRRARILWVTLTGFSREPSRAAHLAALDARQRRSHTVLDLDFRPMFWDDRADATAFAKHAIGHVDIVVGNREECEVAVGETDPDRAAEALLARGVSLAIVKLGPRGVLARRADESVIVPPHPVEVVNGLGAGDAFGGALCHGLLEGWGLERMLRFANAAGAIVASRLECSTAMPTTAEVEGALTEVGR